Proteins found in one Vallitalea guaymasensis genomic segment:
- a CDS encoding nucleotidyltransferase domain-containing protein, whose protein sequence is MNKLLSELKDYLKEKYKCHIIILYGSYARGDFTEESDIDIICFGDGIASCNDTQVFNGKQLDVWIYDTKQMKEPENYLHILNNRILLDDKGMAQDFINKIQEVYDDGPAQLDEGKKQFNRDWLLKMFRRTKKGDVEGLYRHHWMIKESLEIYFELQGKWFLGVKNALRWLQENDEEGYILFKNAFEGEAGSEECRKLIEYIVSK, encoded by the coding sequence ATGAATAAATTATTATCGGAATTAAAAGATTATCTAAAAGAAAAATATAAATGTCATATTATTATTTTATACGGTTCATATGCAAGAGGAGATTTTACTGAAGAGAGCGATATAGATATTATCTGTTTCGGAGATGGTATAGCAAGCTGTAATGATACTCAGGTATTTAATGGAAAGCAGTTGGATGTTTGGATATACGATACAAAACAGATGAAGGAACCAGAAAATTATCTCCATATACTAAATAACAGAATATTATTAGATGATAAAGGGATGGCACAAGATTTTATTAATAAGATACAAGAAGTATATGATGATGGACCAGCCCAGCTAGATGAAGGAAAAAAACAGTTTAATAGAGATTGGCTGCTCAAGATGTTCAGAAGAACAAAAAAAGGTGATGTAGAAGGTTTGTATAGACATCACTGGATGATAAAAGAATCGTTAGAAATATATTTTGAACTACAAGGAAAATGGTTTCTAGGAGTCAAGAATGCATTGAGATGGTTACAGGAGAATGACGAAGAAGGATATATACTATTTAAGAATGCATTTGAAGGAGAAGCGGGTAGTGAAGAATGTAGAAAGCTTATAGAGTATATTGTAAGTAAATAG
- a CDS encoding C39 family peptidase, which translates to MKKLGFRLVLLILLISMLVSFTYIRNKEDMIPTISKGLDTSPIMIIKKDNILYNVMYPYVDKMDMLTGDCYTNFNSDQVIELYMTSTSKTAKITYEIIDTLTGRSVIKSNINKRNIIIKDDHTIANLIIPKLDKKDYPYVLNINYNDRGKTSLKYYQHFYLEDNKIIDEINKKVMKFHNATFDKNKKMVSSLVTGTGTSESGSFNYVNNNSPLDSIIWDYEKDIVKMNEPLIRITNIDNNNSIYQVELSYTIAVRANHEFEYWDFVEKYEIAGREQPRINSFERKGYTKTDPYFDKASKQIIVGTGDNDIISSKEQSDNMRFYSFVKNNQLWLFDNTTNKLTKVFGFDKLDSDYIVDNYNAHKIKINSLDDEGNINYIVYGYMNTGKYQGDNGISLYEFNYYLGNNENLGFVNLPYGFDKMDYYINSYIYRPKGNNLMYTILDGGLYQFNFANRSVVNITDDIPFNKDNITITRDRKAIFWNENSNIKLNKNVKGIIINGSSAEEVNINDGTYNNNLIGNYKDYIIIGYYDVHETIEKLNGEVSYYYNKVQVLDSTGKVIQECIPTKGTFYSNVEISINGIKLTTVKKVKRINANPRYSKVKTQTVKQEEFVLNTKDKEITYIIDTIESPLGYDIITINSDNFIECDEVEKKNTIKNIYQGNKRIKYNPASIDEHYQLINQGKIKAVYDNMTQALNAKKEYGYNSYILKSDRDNNKIMYQNDFRSSMKIQGIPVIPQKPELPRGCEVTSLAMLLNHYRTDKLDKMQLANEVIKDSTKYTIVDGMINFGDPHSGFVGDIANVANKGYSVYNEPIVELAERYSPDILNISGSNFEDVLYYVGTGKPVWVSSPNIYNKVPMSSIQQWVTPNGIMEISYTSHSVLVIGYDDKYVYFNDPSKNMLRKKPRKDFKNGWEDMGRQAILIYK; encoded by the coding sequence GTGAAAAAACTAGGTTTCAGATTAGTATTATTGATTTTGTTAATATCTATGCTGGTTTCATTTACATATATAAGAAATAAAGAAGATATGATACCAACTATTTCAAAGGGATTGGATACATCTCCTATTATGATAATTAAAAAGGATAATATACTATATAATGTAATGTATCCATATGTAGATAAGATGGATATGCTTACAGGTGATTGTTATACGAATTTTAATTCTGACCAGGTAATAGAATTGTATATGACTAGTACTTCAAAAACGGCTAAAATAACTTATGAAATTATTGATACCCTTACGGGTAGATCTGTGATTAAATCAAATATCAATAAGAGAAACATTATTATCAAAGATGATCATACTATTGCTAACTTAATTATTCCTAAGTTAGATAAAAAGGATTATCCTTATGTTTTAAATATAAATTATAATGACAGAGGTAAAACATCCTTAAAATACTATCAACATTTTTATTTGGAAGATAATAAAATAATTGATGAGATTAATAAAAAAGTTATGAAGTTTCATAATGCCACTTTTGACAAGAATAAAAAAATGGTAAGTAGTTTAGTAACTGGAACAGGCACATCAGAATCCGGTTCATTTAACTATGTCAACAATAATTCACCATTAGATAGTATTATATGGGATTATGAAAAGGATATTGTAAAGATGAATGAACCACTAATCCGTATAACTAATATTGATAATAATAACAGCATCTATCAGGTAGAATTATCTTATACAATAGCAGTAAGAGCAAATCATGAATTTGAGTATTGGGATTTCGTTGAAAAGTATGAAATTGCAGGTAGAGAACAGCCAAGAATAAATTCTTTTGAAAGAAAAGGATATACTAAAACTGATCCTTATTTTGACAAAGCTAGTAAACAAATAATAGTCGGTACTGGAGATAATGATATCATATCTTCCAAAGAGCAATCTGATAATATGAGATTTTATTCCTTTGTAAAAAATAATCAACTATGGCTTTTTGATAATACAACAAACAAACTAACTAAAGTATTTGGTTTTGATAAATTAGATAGTGATTATATAGTAGATAATTATAATGCTCATAAAATAAAGATTAACAGCCTAGATGATGAAGGTAATATTAATTATATTGTATATGGGTATATGAATACAGGAAAATATCAAGGTGATAATGGAATCTCATTATATGAATTTAATTATTACCTAGGAAATAATGAAAACTTAGGTTTTGTCAATTTACCTTATGGATTTGATAAGATGGATTATTATATAAATAGTTATATTTATAGACCAAAAGGCAATAATCTAATGTATACTATTTTAGATGGAGGGCTATATCAATTCAATTTTGCTAATAGAAGTGTTGTTAATATAACGGATGATATTCCATTTAATAAAGATAATATTACTATTACAAGAGATAGAAAAGCAATCTTCTGGAATGAAAATAGTAACATAAAATTAAACAAAAATGTTAAAGGTATAATTATAAATGGCAGTTCAGCAGAAGAGGTAAACATAAATGATGGTACATATAATAATAATCTCATAGGCAATTATAAGGATTATATAATTATAGGTTATTATGACGTACATGAGACTATAGAAAAATTAAATGGAGAAGTTAGCTATTACTATAATAAAGTTCAAGTATTGGATTCCACAGGTAAAGTTATTCAAGAATGTATACCAACCAAAGGTACTTTTTATTCCAATGTGGAAATCTCAATAAATGGGATTAAATTGACTACGGTAAAAAAAGTTAAAAGAATCAATGCTAATCCTAGATATTCAAAAGTAAAAACTCAAACAGTTAAACAAGAAGAATTTGTTTTGAATACCAAGGATAAGGAAATAACTTACATAATAGATACAATAGAATCACCCCTAGGATATGATATAATTACAATTAATAGCGATAATTTTATAGAATGCGATGAAGTTGAGAAGAAAAATACCATTAAGAATATATATCAAGGCAATAAAAGAATAAAATATAATCCTGCTTCCATAGATGAGCATTACCAATTAATTAATCAAGGTAAGATAAAAGCTGTTTATGACAATATGACTCAAGCATTAAATGCAAAAAAAGAGTATGGATATAATTCTTATATTTTAAAATCGGATAGGGATAATAACAAGATAATGTATCAAAATGACTTTAGAAGTTCAATGAAGATACAAGGTATACCTGTTATTCCACAAAAACCAGAGTTGCCTAGAGGATGTGAAGTAACCAGTCTTGCTATGTTGCTTAATCATTATAGGACTGATAAGTTGGATAAGATGCAGTTAGCCAATGAAGTAATTAAAGATAGCACAAAATATACAATTGTTGATGGTATGATTAATTTTGGAGATCCACATTCAGGATTTGTTGGTGATATAGCTAATGTAGCCAATAAAGGATATTCTGTTTACAATGAACCAATAGTGGAACTAGCTGAGAGATACTCTCCTGATATTCTTAATATATCTGGAAGCAATTTTGAAGATGTCTTATATTATGTTGGAACAGGTAAACCAGTATGGGTAAGCTCGCCTAATATATATAATAAAGTGCCAATGTCATCTATACAACAGTGGGTGACCCCTAATGGTATCATGGAAATAAGTTATACATCACATTCAGTACTTGTCATAGGGTATGATGATAAATACGTTTACTTTAATGACCCGTCCAAGAATATGTTGAGGAAGAAGCCAAGAAAAGATTTCAAGAACGGCTGGGAAGATATGGGGAGACAAGCCATCTTGATTTATAAGTAG
- a CDS encoding helix-turn-helix domain-containing protein: MLFRIREIREIRNYNKSQLAKKAGISKATISKLENYKESPTIETLEKIAKALDVKVSELLVED; the protein is encoded by the coding sequence ATGTTATTTAGAATTAGAGAAATTAGAGAAATCAGGAATTACAACAAATCACAGTTAGCCAAAAAAGCTGGAATATCCAAAGCAACAATATCCAAATTAGAAAATTATAAAGAATCACCTACAATTGAAACATTAGAGAAAATAGCAAAAGCTTTAGATGTTAAAGTAAGCGAATTATTAGTTGAAGATTAA
- a CDS encoding stalk domain-containing protein, whose translation MIMKRKIAMILSMFILLSLPQYGLTLHATANTAKIIVDGEEVIFTEDSGMPFIDENNRTQVPFRITLEQAGAAVSWDDENRTAIAKKDDITVKVPIDKNYIIKNGRIIYNDTVSLVKNGRTYLPIRVVMEALGYEVGWDNPTSSVLITPTESVGVATDKPIYYVNMMSDMCYYNNEDTGYRIYRLNSDGTSTKISKNKAYTLGIIGDTIYYMNFAELEREDGFVQRGTLWQINKDGTEEKAVLENINILTMDTDGEYIYFTSNAYGQNIMRMKPSEEPEIFVKDCLSYKVHYYDGQLYYLDVNDNYSTRRIDINTLEKELVTDYQSNYYAGFMMLAYKNYFIMNWADTGNSIVLNMKDGTYNQDIEDLSYRRVSENVIITVDIIDWKNSELKFIDAESFLKTLNVKK comes from the coding sequence ATGATTATGAAAAGAAAAATAGCTATGATTTTATCTATGTTCATATTACTGTCATTACCACAATATGGACTTACGCTTCACGCTACAGCAAACACTGCTAAAATAATTGTAGATGGAGAAGAAGTAATATTTACAGAAGATAGTGGTATGCCTTTTATTGATGAGAACAATCGAACACAAGTACCTTTTAGAATTACATTGGAACAAGCAGGCGCTGCTGTATCTTGGGATGATGAGAATAGAACAGCAATAGCTAAAAAAGATGATATTACTGTGAAAGTGCCAATAGACAAAAACTATATCATAAAAAATGGTAGAATAATATATAATGATACAGTTTCTTTAGTTAAAAATGGCAGAACTTATTTACCTATTAGAGTAGTAATGGAAGCATTAGGTTACGAGGTAGGTTGGGATAACCCTACAAGTTCAGTATTAATCACTCCTACAGAATCAGTGGGGGTTGCTACAGATAAACCTATATATTATGTAAACATGATGAGTGATATGTGTTATTATAATAATGAAGATACAGGATATAGAATATATAGACTTAATAGTGATGGAACTAGTACTAAAATATCTAAGAATAAAGCATATACGTTAGGAATTATAGGAGATACTATATACTACATGAATTTTGCTGAACTAGAAAGAGAAGATGGTTTTGTACAACGAGGAACTTTATGGCAAATCAATAAAGATGGTACAGAAGAAAAGGCAGTACTAGAAAATATTAATATACTAACTATGGATACAGATGGGGAATATATATATTTCACCAGTAATGCTTATGGTCAAAATATTATGCGAATGAAGCCTTCTGAAGAACCAGAAATATTTGTTAAAGATTGTTTGTCCTATAAAGTGCATTATTATGATGGTCAACTTTATTATCTAGATGTAAATGATAATTATTCTACTAGACGTATAGATATAAACACACTCGAGAAAGAACTAGTAACTGATTATCAATCAAATTATTATGCTGGATTTATGATGTTAGCGTATAAAAATTATTTCATTATGAATTGGGCTGATACAGGAAATTCAATAGTTTTAAATATGAAAGATGGTACATATAATCAAGATATAGAAGATTTATCATATAGACGTGTCAGTGAAAATGTAATAATTACAGTAGATATAATAGATTGGAAAAACTCCGAACTAAAATTTATTGACGCAGAGAGTTTCCTTAAGACTTTAAATGTTAAAAAATAG
- a CDS encoding ZIP family metal transporter, whose product MVNWFLSLDPVIQALIGTLFTWLLTALGASLVFFFKTINKKVLDGMLGFAAGVMIAASFWSLLAPAIEMTEESSSIPSFIPALVGFLAGGAFLGIVDKIMPHLHRGASTDNAEGIKTSWQRSILLVLAITLHNIPEGLAVGVAFGAVAANLPSATIAGAVALAIGIGIQNFPEGAAVSIPLRREGVSRRKSFFYGQASGVVEPIAGVLGALAVIVMKPILPYALAFAAGAMIYVVVEELIPESQYEKHSDIATIGTLIGFAVMMTLDVALG is encoded by the coding sequence TGGCTTTTAACTGCTTTAGGTGCATCGCTTGTATTCTTTTTCAAGACAATAAATAAAAAAGTTCTTGATGGTATGTTAGGTTTTGCTGCAGGTGTTATGATAGCAGCAAGTTTTTGGTCGTTATTAGCACCAGCTATTGAAATGACAGAAGAATCTTCTTCTATACCTTCATTCATTCCAGCTTTGGTAGGATTTTTGGCAGGTGGAGCTTTTCTAGGTATAGTAGACAAGATAATGCCTCATCTACATAGAGGAGCTTCCACTGATAATGCAGAGGGTATTAAGACCAGCTGGCAGAGGAGTATACTACTAGTTCTTGCGATTACTCTTCATAATATACCAGAAGGGTTAGCTGTAGGAGTTGCTTTTGGAGCAGTAGCTGCAAACTTACCATCTGCAACCATTGCAGGGGCAGTAGCACTAGCTATTGGTATTGGTATTCAGAATTTTCCAGAAGGGGCTGCTGTTTCTATACCTCTTAGGAGAGAAGGAGTATCAAGAAGAAAAAGCTTCTTCTATGGTCAAGCCTCTGGTGTTGTGGAACCTATAGCAGGTGTTCTAGGTGCTTTGGCAGTCATAGTTATGAAACCTATTTTACCATATGCTTTAGCTTTTGCGGCAGGAGCTATGATATATGTAGTTGTAGAAGAATTAATACCTGAGTCACAATACGAAAAACATTCCGACATAGCAACTATAGGTACTTTGATTGGATTTGCAGTAATGATGACATTAGATGTGGCTTTAGGTTAA
- a CDS encoding QueT transporter family protein produces the protein MNRSTKFLTQAGLIAAIYVVFTLPFASFGTDYMQVRISEALTILPFFTPAAIPGLSIGCLLSNIFISKFGMVDIVFGSLATLIAAYLSYRLRRKKGLVPIPPIIVNAFIVGALIYFGTFGKLEFNATLFSFIAWVGLGQFIACYGIGFPLLLVLDKYKNKIFR, from the coding sequence ATGAATAGAAGTACAAAGTTTTTAACGCAAGCAGGTTTGATTGCGGCTATTTATGTTGTATTTACCTTGCCTTTTGCTTCTTTTGGTACAGACTATATGCAAGTTAGGATATCAGAAGCCCTTACAATACTACCATTTTTCACTCCAGCAGCAATACCAGGACTTTCCATTGGTTGTCTATTATCTAATATTTTTATATCAAAATTCGGTATGGTAGACATAGTGTTTGGTAGTTTAGCTACTTTAATTGCAGCTTATTTGTCTTATCGTCTAAGAAGAAAAAAAGGATTGGTACCAATACCTCCGATTATAGTTAATGCATTTATAGTTGGAGCACTAATATACTTTGGTACGTTTGGTAAGTTAGAATTTAATGCAACATTATTTTCTTTTATTGCCTGGGTAGGACTTGGACAATTTATCGCATGTTATGGTATTGGATTTCCATTACTATTAGTATTAGATAAATATAAAAATAAAATTTTTAGATAA
- a CDS encoding glycoside hydrolase family 13 protein, with translation MVKKTPKTDIWWKNGVIYQIYPRSFMDSNGDGIGDIKGITGKLDYLNDGTENSLGIDAIWLSPIYPSPMKDFGYDISDYMDIDSMFGCLDDFKVLLQEAHKRNIRIIMDLVINHSSDEHPWFIESRQSKDSPKRDWYLWQPADKKRPNNWISYFELHNAWWLDKTTNEYYLGTFTKNQPEVNWRNKDLKKAMYDVIKYWFDMGIDGFRMDVVNWYIKDENLRNNPWKISFSPPSLQKHIYDRNQPESHQICKEIRDIADTYKDKVLIGEIYTNDVKEAVSYHGSNNDELHMAFNFNFLFQKWSAKSFYNSIMNWYNLLPTDSWPNFTLSNHDQPRHYYRYKKGNDSDARAKVAAAMLLTLKGTPFIYYGEEIGMTCEKIPKNSLKDPLGIKGWPIIRGRDAERTPMQWDDTDNAGFSNNTPWLPVNKDYTNKNVANQKNDPDSLLSFYRSIIWLRKRIPCLSNGDIEFLIPEPNKILVYKRIYKQEQCIIILNFSSKTIPCPINTAKNYNVLLSTHRKKDRSIKLENLKLNPYEIIIAEQENT, from the coding sequence ATGGTCAAAAAAACACCAAAAACTGATATTTGGTGGAAAAATGGGGTCATCTATCAAATCTATCCTAGAAGTTTTATGGATAGTAATGGTGATGGTATAGGCGATATCAAAGGTATAACAGGAAAACTTGATTATCTCAATGATGGCACAGAAAACTCTCTAGGTATAGACGCTATATGGCTGTCACCAATATATCCTTCTCCTATGAAAGACTTTGGATATGACATTAGTGATTACATGGATATTGATTCAATGTTTGGATGTCTAGATGATTTTAAAGTCCTTCTGCAAGAGGCGCATAAACGTAACATACGAATTATTATGGACCTGGTAATTAATCACTCATCCGATGAACATCCTTGGTTTATTGAATCCCGCCAAAGCAAAGATAGTCCAAAAAGAGACTGGTATCTTTGGCAGCCAGCTGATAAAAAACGACCTAACAACTGGATATCATACTTTGAACTACATAATGCCTGGTGGCTTGATAAAACAACCAATGAATATTATCTAGGTACATTTACTAAAAACCAACCAGAAGTCAATTGGAGAAACAAAGACCTGAAAAAAGCTATGTATGATGTAATAAAATATTGGTTTGATATGGGTATTGATGGATTTCGGATGGATGTAGTCAATTGGTACATAAAAGATGAGAACCTAAGGAATAATCCATGGAAAATATCTTTTTCTCCTCCTTCATTACAAAAACATATATATGATAGAAATCAACCGGAAAGTCATCAGATATGTAAAGAGATTAGAGATATCGCTGATACATACAAAGATAAAGTCCTTATTGGAGAAATCTATACCAATGATGTAAAAGAAGCAGTATCCTATCACGGTTCTAATAATGATGAACTGCATATGGCTTTCAACTTTAACTTCTTATTCCAGAAATGGAGCGCAAAATCATTCTATAATAGTATAATGAATTGGTATAATCTATTGCCAACTGATTCATGGCCAAATTTTACTCTTAGCAATCATGACCAGCCAAGACATTATTATCGTTACAAAAAAGGTAATGACTCTGATGCAAGAGCCAAAGTAGCTGCTGCTATGTTACTCACCCTGAAAGGCACTCCTTTTATATATTATGGTGAAGAAATAGGGATGACCTGTGAGAAAATACCTAAAAATTCATTGAAAGATCCTCTAGGTATTAAGGGATGGCCTATAATCAGGGGCAGAGATGCAGAAAGAACACCTATGCAGTGGGATGATACTGATAATGCAGGTTTCTCCAATAATACTCCTTGGCTTCCTGTCAATAAAGACTATACAAATAAAAATGTTGCAAATCAGAAGAATGACCCTGACTCATTATTATCTTTTTATCGCTCAATAATATGGCTTAGAAAAAGAATCCCTTGTCTATCAAATGGTGATATAGAATTCCTGATACCAGAGCCAAATAAAATTCTTGTCTATAAAAGAATTTATAAACAAGAACAATGTATAATAATACTTAATTTTTCTAGTAAAACTATCCCTTGTCCAATTAATACAGCTAAGAATTATAATGTTTTGCTTAGTACCCACAGAAAAAAAGACCGCTCTATCAAACTAGAGAATCTCAAACTTAATCCCTATGAAATAATTATAGCTGAACAAGAAAATACTTGA
- a CDS encoding aminopeptidase: MDSRIVKLAKILVNYSCKVKEGDKVLIQHVGDSTLPLTRQLIKEIYAVGGIPFEKHIDESVQRELLLNCTKEQIDLMAESDLTIMREMDCYIGVRASDNVNELSDVPSDKRGLYEMYHFTPVHRDVRVPDTRWVVMRYPNNSMAQLANTSLEDFEDFYFNVCTLDYGKMSKAMDNLVDLMNKTDKVRIVGEGTDISFSIKGLPAIKCDGGCNIPDGEVYSAPVKDSVNGVISYNTPAVYRGFTYENIVFEFENGKIIKATANDTEKINAVLDTDEGARYIGEFAIGVNPYILNPLKDTLFDEKIMGSIHFTPGNSYDDCDNENHSAIHWDLVYIQTPDFGGGEIYFDDVLIRKDGMFVVPELECLNPENLK, encoded by the coding sequence ATGGATTCAAGAATTGTAAAGTTAGCAAAAATTCTAGTTAATTATTCTTGCAAAGTAAAAGAAGGAGATAAGGTTTTAATACAGCATGTTGGTGATTCCACATTACCTCTTACTAGGCAATTGATAAAAGAAATTTATGCAGTTGGAGGTATTCCATTCGAAAAACATATAGATGAATCTGTACAAAGAGAGTTATTACTAAATTGCACTAAAGAACAAATAGATTTGATGGCTGAATCTGATTTGACGATCATGCGAGAAATGGATTGTTACATTGGTGTTAGAGCTTCTGATAACGTTAATGAGCTAAGTGATGTTCCAAGTGACAAAAGAGGATTATATGAAATGTATCATTTTACTCCTGTACACAGAGATGTTCGTGTTCCTGATACTCGTTGGGTTGTTATGAGATACCCTAACAATTCTATGGCACAACTTGCTAATACGAGTCTAGAAGATTTTGAAGACTTCTATTTTAACGTTTGTACACTTGATTATGGAAAGATGTCAAAAGCTATGGATAATCTAGTAGATCTTATGAACAAGACTGATAAAGTAAGAATCGTTGGTGAAGGAACTGATATTTCATTCTCAATCAAAGGTCTTCCAGCTATCAAATGTGATGGCGGATGCAATATTCCTGATGGTGAAGTTTATTCAGCGCCTGTTAAAGATTCTGTTAACGGTGTTATCAGTTATAATACACCTGCTGTTTATAGAGGTTTTACTTATGAAAATATCGTTTTTGAGTTTGAGAATGGTAAAATCATAAAAGCGACTGCTAATGATACAGAGAAGATCAATGCTGTACTTGATACAGATGAAGGAGCTAGATATATAGGTGAATTTGCTATTGGTGTTAATCCTTATATCTTAAATCCTCTAAAAGATACTTTATTTGATGAAAAGATTATGGGTAGTATCCACTTTACACCTGGTAATTCATATGATGACTGCGATAACGAAAACCATTCAGCTATCCACTGGGATTTAGTTTATATTCAAACTCCTGATTTTGGCGGTGGAGAAATTTATTTTGATGATGTGCTTATTAGAAAAGATGGTATGTTTGTAGTTCCAGAACTTGAGTGTTTGAATCCTGAGAATCTTAAATAA
- a CDS encoding DUF1287 domain-containing protein: MKKGIKLIGIGVIILITFGIYNKYKHDDVFYVFRPSINIETISCVNDLDKDGLNDQADIIEGAKKEVKNHTKYKSGYYAGGYPPQDEGVCTDVIWRALDNAGYILKDNMDKDIELNPDDYPRIDKIDTNIDFRRVKNQYVFMKKYMTNLPIEVIPYDKNNLTQWQGGDIVILSHPDHIAIISNKRRKDGIPYVIHNAYNYPKEEDRLLKWSDGNNIIGHFRFVNIEI, encoded by the coding sequence TTGAAAAAGGGTATAAAATTAATAGGAATAGGAGTTATAATACTTATTACTTTTGGGATTTATAATAAATATAAACATGATGATGTGTTTTATGTTTTTAGACCGTCAATAAATATAGAGACTATAAGCTGTGTAAATGATTTGGACAAAGATGGATTAAACGATCAAGCAGATATAATTGAAGGTGCTAAAAAAGAGGTTAAGAATCATACAAAATATAAAAGTGGTTATTATGCAGGAGGATATCCTCCCCAAGATGAAGGAGTGTGTACCGATGTAATATGGAGAGCTCTTGATAATGCAGGTTATATCTTGAAAGATAACATGGATAAAGATATAGAACTAAATCCTGATGATTATCCAAGAATTGATAAGATTGATACTAATATTGATTTTAGAAGGGTAAAGAATCAATATGTTTTCATGAAGAAATACATGACTAATCTACCTATAGAAGTTATTCCATATGATAAGAATAATCTTACTCAGTGGCAGGGAGGAGATATTGTGATTTTATCTCATCCAGACCATATTGCAATCATATCTAATAAGAGAAGGAAAGATGGTATACCGTATGTTATACACAATGCCTATAATTATCCAAAAGAAGAGGATAGATTGTTAAAATGGAGTGATGGTAATAACATCATAGGGCATTTTAGATTTGTTAATATTGAAATTTGA